A genomic segment from Ignavibacteriales bacterium encodes:
- the priA gene encoding primosomal protein N', with product MFVEVVFPLPFRKAFTYLIPKDLQEFAKVGVRAVAPFGKRTLTGFIINLPNKISLNKDEIKPITDILDDKPIFTSKTLKFYQWLSEYYICSLGEALKLLVPQGTDVETKRKIIVDKNFIAELLQSEKKNDSLKFKILSELIKREELSFSILQKLVKKKNIYSQIRSLHNQGAVTIVDEVQGIKVKPKKVKFVKLSKDVAEIYANFPELDRKSPKQVKILLKMIEAKGTSLPVAELLHKTDSSQSSLIGLEQKGFVSIFEKEVDRRYKENYNEVHKELILTKQQQEVVDKVAEALTANKFITFLLHGVTGSGKTQVYIELAKQTLAKNKTVMILVPEISLTPQITSRFFNNFGDTVTVIHSRMSAGERYDSWRRVLNDKSKVVIGARSALFAPLNNIGLVVVDEEHDASYKSSDMIPKYNARDGAVVLGNIYNCPVLLGSATPSIESMYNAKIEKYKLLSLPKRIDDAKLPKITFVNITHEKNKTKSETVFSKILIDKIEDRLKKKEGIIILQNRRGFSTQIFCNDCGEVEMCENCSVPMTFHINQNKIHCHYCGLTKPVPGACTHCGSINIKYFGTGTERVEDELQFYFPNARIERIDSDSITKKAYLSNLLLSFGKGDIDILVGTQMVSKGLDFARVTLVGVISAETTLWLPDFRADERTFQLLTQVSGRAGRSKVEGEVIIQTYNEKHFVLRKVLENDYYGFYEKEKSDRENMGYPPFTRIALIETKDTSMDKAQGAAYDFYKEIIRYKNYLKISDPTTAQIFKLLNNFRYHILIKSDKENDPGGAILRKAILEAWVEFNKKSRYKDVKLYYDVDPQSIV from the coding sequence ATGTTTGTCGAAGTTGTTTTCCCTTTACCATTTAGGAAAGCATTTACTTATTTAATTCCAAAGGATTTACAGGAATTTGCAAAAGTTGGGGTGCGTGCAGTTGCCCCTTTTGGTAAGCGTACTCTAACTGGATTTATAATAAACCTGCCGAATAAAATTTCATTAAATAAAGATGAAATAAAACCGATCACAGATATTCTAGATGATAAACCAATCTTTACAAGTAAAACCTTAAAATTTTACCAATGGCTTTCCGAGTATTATATATGCTCGCTTGGTGAAGCTTTAAAATTACTTGTTCCGCAAGGAACAGATGTAGAGACAAAAAGAAAAATTATTGTTGATAAAAATTTTATTGCGGAACTTCTCCAATCAGAAAAGAAAAATGACTCACTCAAATTTAAAATACTTTCTGAGCTAATAAAACGAGAGGAATTAAGTTTTTCTATTCTGCAAAAGCTTGTAAAGAAAAAAAATATTTATTCACAAATTCGTTCACTTCATAATCAGGGAGCTGTAACAATTGTTGATGAAGTGCAAGGCATAAAAGTTAAACCAAAAAAAGTAAAATTTGTAAAACTTTCAAAAGATGTTGCTGAAATTTATGCCAACTTTCCTGAGCTTGATCGTAAATCGCCTAAACAAGTAAAAATCTTACTTAAAATGATTGAAGCAAAAGGCACATCACTCCCTGTTGCAGAGCTTTTGCATAAAACTGATTCATCACAATCATCTTTAATTGGACTTGAGCAAAAAGGATTTGTAAGTATTTTTGAAAAAGAAGTTGATAGAAGATATAAAGAAAACTATAATGAAGTTCATAAAGAATTAATACTTACTAAACAGCAACAAGAAGTTGTAGATAAAGTAGCAGAAGCACTAACCGCCAATAAATTTATAACATTCTTATTACACGGAGTAACAGGCAGCGGCAAAACTCAGGTTTATATTGAGCTGGCAAAACAAACGCTTGCTAAAAATAAAACTGTAATGATCCTTGTCCCGGAAATTTCATTAACTCCACAAATCACATCAAGATTTTTTAACAACTTTGGTGATACAGTTACTGTAATCCACAGTAGAATGTCTGCCGGGGAAAGATACGATTCCTGGCGGCGAGTTTTAAATGATAAATCTAAAGTAGTAATTGGCGCACGATCGGCTTTATTTGCACCGTTAAATAATATCGGGTTAGTTGTGGTGGATGAAGAGCACGATGCAAGCTACAAGAGTTCAGATATGATTCCAAAGTACAACGCACGAGATGGTGCAGTTGTTCTCGGAAATATTTATAATTGTCCCGTTTTACTTGGTTCAGCCACACCATCTATTGAAAGTATGTACAACGCTAAAATCGAAAAGTACAAATTACTTTCACTTCCTAAGCGAATTGATGATGCAAAACTTCCCAAAATAACTTTTGTGAACATTACTCATGAAAAAAATAAAACTAAGTCCGAAACCGTTTTCTCTAAAATATTAATTGATAAAATAGAAGATCGATTAAAGAAAAAAGAAGGCATTATCATTTTACAAAACAGGCGAGGATTTTCAACTCAGATATTTTGCAATGATTGTGGCGAAGTTGAAATGTGTGAAAATTGCTCTGTGCCAATGACATTTCATATCAATCAAAATAAAATTCATTGTCACTACTGCGGATTGACAAAACCAGTTCCCGGTGCTTGCACACACTGTGGTTCTATAAACATAAAATATTTTGGAACCGGAACTGAACGAGTAGAAGATGAACTACAATTCTACTTTCCAAATGCAAGAATTGAAAGAATTGATTCTGATTCTATCACAAAAAAAGCATATCTGAGTAATTTACTTTTAAGCTTTGGTAAGGGCGACATCGATATTCTTGTTGGAACCCAAATGGTTTCCAAAGGATTGGATTTTGCTCGTGTAACTTTAGTTGGAGTTATATCTGCAGAAACTACTTTATGGCTTCCGGATTTTAGGGCTGACGAACGAACATTTCAATTACTTACCCAGGTGTCGGGCAGAGCAGGAAGAAGTAAAGTTGAAGGTGAAGTTATTATTCAAACTTACAATGAAAAACATTTTGTTCTGCGTAAAGTTCTGGAAAATGATTACTATGGATTTTATGAAAAAGAAAAATCAGATAGAGAAAATATGGGTTATCCACCATTTACCCGCATTGCATTGATTGAAACTAAAGATACAAGTATGGATAAAGCTCAAGGGGCAGCATATGATTTTTACAAAGAGATTATCAGATATAAAAATTATTTAAAAATTTCTGATCCAACGACTGCACAAATATTTAAATTACTTAACAACTTTCGTTATCACATTCTTATAAAAAGCGATAAAGAAAATGATCCAGGTGGAGCTATTTTAAGAAAAGCAATTTTAGAGGCTTGGGTCGAGTTTAATAAAAAATCCAGGTATAAAGATGTAAAGCTCTATTACGATGTTGATCCTCAGAGCATAGTGTAA
- a CDS encoding potassium channel protein has protein sequence MKFASLNNHTDTARHLITGFIILLTTIVIGIIGFMVIEGWNFMDSLYMTMITITTTGFQEVHPLSDSGHLFTVLLIFMSFGTILYIGGTGVQYVIESKFIRRRRMIKQIEKFENHYIVCGFGRMGSHICDKLTDAKVPFVVIENNPNNFARLDSFGYVYDKGDAADDDTLIRVGIQKAKGLVAVLSNDPENVFATLSARVLSPSLFIVARAIDEDTESKLIKAGANRVVKPYELGGSRMAEIVLRPGVLDFIDVVYGNNKVDIHIEEITVKKGSRMHKKTLAELPLRTEFNTIIVAIQNEDKQIFIYNPKGDTIVDEGNKLIAIGEEANLDKLRDY, from the coding sequence ATGAAATTTGCATCTCTAAATAACCACACTGATACAGCAAGACATCTTATCACCGGATTTATTATACTTCTAACAACGATTGTAATCGGCATAATAGGCTTTATGGTAATTGAGGGATGGAATTTTATGGATTCGTTATATATGACTATGATTACCATAACTACTACAGGGTTTCAGGAAGTTCACCCACTTTCAGATTCTGGACATCTTTTTACAGTATTGTTAATTTTTATGAGTTTCGGTACAATTTTATACATTGGTGGCACAGGGGTTCAATATGTAATTGAAAGCAAATTTATCAGGAGACGCAGGATGATTAAACAAATTGAAAAATTCGAAAATCATTATATAGTTTGTGGATTTGGAAGAATGGGTTCTCACATCTGCGATAAACTTACCGATGCAAAAGTACCGTTCGTAGTTATTGAAAATAACCCAAATAACTTTGCAAGACTTGATTCTTTTGGATACGTTTATGATAAAGGTGATGCTGCCGATGACGACACACTAATTCGAGTTGGAATTCAGAAAGCCAAAGGACTGGTTGCGGTACTTTCTAATGATCCCGAAAATGTTTTTGCAACTTTGTCTGCTAGAGTTCTTAGCCCATCACTTTTTATCGTTGCAAGAGCTATCGATGAAGATACAGAATCAAAATTAATAAAAGCTGGTGCAAACAGAGTGGTTAAACCATATGAACTTGGCGGAAGCAGGATGGCTGAAATTGTATTAAGACCGGGCGTATTGGATTTTATCGATGTGGTTTATGGAAACAATAAGGTTGATATACACATTGAAGAAATTACAGTCAAAAAAGGTTCGAGGATGCACAAAAAGACGTTAGCAGAGCTTCCTTTACGAACAGAGTTTAATACAATAATTGTTGCAATTCAGAATGAGGATAAACAAATTTTTATTTATAATCCCAAGGGTGATACAATTGTTGATGAGGGTAACAAACTTATTGCTATTGGTGAAGAAGCGAATCTTGATAAATTAAGAGATTATTAA
- a CDS encoding LD-carboxypeptidase, protein MNRKKFITSVSVASVGATVLNPLSFSKAALKDEPAIIKPPRLKSGDKLALIAPGSYISENELQDSIKNLKELGFEVTYSEKILLQSGYFAGTDEDRAKDLLEKFSDISIKGIVCARGGYGCARILPMLDYDVIRVNPKVLIGYSDITALLYGFYQKAGLISFHGPVGTSTFNDYSVDNFKKVLINPERETTFSNSKSGDDENVYGVTTIVKGRGKGRLAGGNLSIMVSLVGTEFDVDYSNKIIFIEEVGEEPYRVDRMLTQLIQAGKFENAAGVMMGIFRKCEVKEESALTSKSYTLMEVLQDRLGNLKIPVVYGMSFGHVKDKFTIPFGALAELDAEKQTFTLIEKSVL, encoded by the coding sequence ATGAACCGTAAAAAATTTATAACATCAGTTTCTGTTGCCTCTGTTGGCGCTACGGTTTTAAATCCATTATCATTTTCAAAAGCCGCATTAAAAGATGAACCTGCTATTATAAAACCACCACGATTAAAAAGTGGTGATAAACTTGCGCTTATTGCGCCTGGAAGTTATATCTCGGAAAATGAGCTTCAGGATTCAATTAAAAATCTTAAAGAGTTGGGATTTGAAGTAACATATTCAGAAAAAATACTTTTACAGAGTGGATATTTTGCCGGAACGGATGAGGATCGTGCAAAAGATTTATTGGAAAAATTTTCTGATATAAGCATAAAGGGTATTGTTTGCGCTCGCGGAGGTTATGGCTGCGCACGTATTCTTCCAATGCTGGATTATGACGTAATTAGAGTAAATCCCAAAGTTCTTATCGGTTACAGCGATATAACTGCCTTGTTATATGGATTTTATCAGAAAGCTGGTTTGATTTCTTTTCATGGACCGGTTGGAACGTCAACTTTTAATGATTATTCGGTTGATAATTTTAAAAAAGTATTAATTAATCCTGAGCGAGAGACAACTTTTTCAAACTCAAAAAGTGGTGATGATGAAAATGTTTATGGTGTTACAACTATCGTAAAAGGAAGAGGCAAGGGGAGACTTGCTGGAGGTAATTTATCAATTATGGTTTCGTTAGTCGGGACAGAATTTGATGTTGACTACTCAAACAAAATTATTTTTATTGAGGAAGTAGGTGAAGAGCCTTATCGGGTTGATAGAATGTTAACACAATTAATTCAAGCTGGAAAGTTTGAAAATGCTGCTGGAGTTATGATGGGAATTTTTAGAAAATGTGAAGTGAAAGAAGAAAGCGCGTTAACTTCAAAATCATATACTCTGATGGAGGTTTTACAAGATAGATTAGGTAATTTAAAAATCCCTGTGGTCTACGGAATGTCTTTTGGGCATGTAAAAGATAAATTTACAATTCCATTTGGTGCACTTGCAGAACTTGATGCGGAAAAACAAACATTTACCTTAATAGAAAAATCTGTTCTATAA
- a CDS encoding acetate--CoA ligase family protein, which translates to MESVFNYFFYPDSICIVGASSKPKSLGYELTKSVKQYGYTGDLALVNPKADEILGFKCYPSISSIDYRIDLAIVMVPKQFVEDTIKELISKKVEAIILITAGFKETGEAGAEAEERILKLIQDSSARLVGPNCMGIINALPSIKMNATFVAEEPQVGTMGFCSQSGAIGAAVLNSLRETDIRFGHFISVGNKADVNENDLLEYWQSCDDVEVITYYLESFVNGEKFIKYFIDEQVTKPVIVLKGGKTSSGIKAASSHTGALGSSDKVVEAILKQFGIIRADDLNDMFNSAKGFEDFPTPKGNRIAVVTNAGGPAILTVDTLEKNNLALAELTSETKTKLKEIVHPEGSVNNPIDLLPGGTAEQFKTVNEILVQDENVDAVISVFVEPIMVKALPVIESINDIKSEKPILQVVMPLPEFWQEYRTESKTKRALFKRPEDPAVVINNMLKFHNKKSSAGRLKPGELIKDFSLNKNLGKFLNPTEIEELCQCYKIPLVEDEILTIEELNKKEIHFPVVIKAIGEKIIHKTELNGVVLNIKTKSELIKTAEEMIWNFSSKNIQLDSFLIQPFLKTKFELLVGAFRDPSFGPMLMFGSGGKYVEHLDDTIMRSAYLTDNDIDEMINSTKIGKIIKGVRGEEPADINTIKSVIKNLAQMMLNHKEITEIDLNPLIITSDNKIFAVDVRIKL; encoded by the coding sequence ATGGAATCAGTTTTTAATTATTTTTTCTATCCAGATTCAATTTGCATCGTAGGTGCATCATCAAAACCTAAAAGTCTTGGTTACGAATTAACAAAATCAGTAAAGCAATATGGATATACAGGCGATCTTGCACTCGTAAACCCAAAGGCTGATGAGATACTGGGATTTAAATGTTATCCATCTATAAGCAGTATTGATTACAGAATTGATTTGGCAATTGTAATGGTGCCAAAGCAATTTGTTGAAGATACCATAAAAGAACTTATATCAAAAAAAGTTGAGGCAATTATTCTTATCACAGCAGGATTTAAAGAAACCGGTGAAGCTGGAGCAGAAGCTGAGGAAAGAATCCTAAAACTTATTCAAGATTCTAGTGCAAGATTAGTTGGACCAAATTGTATGGGAATTATTAATGCTCTTCCTTCCATAAAAATGAATGCGACATTTGTTGCAGAGGAGCCGCAAGTTGGAACAATGGGTTTTTGTTCACAGAGCGGAGCAATTGGTGCTGCAGTTTTGAATTCATTGCGCGAAACAGATATCCGTTTTGGGCACTTCATAAGTGTGGGCAACAAAGCAGATGTAAATGAAAACGATTTGCTAGAGTACTGGCAAAGCTGTGATGATGTTGAGGTAATTACCTATTATTTAGAAAGTTTTGTCAATGGTGAAAAATTCATCAAATATTTTATTGATGAGCAGGTTACAAAACCAGTTATTGTTTTGAAAGGCGGGAAAACATCAAGTGGAATTAAAGCTGCATCTTCACATACGGGTGCGCTTGGCAGCAGTGATAAAGTTGTTGAAGCTATTCTTAAACAGTTTGGAATTATTAGAGCAGATGATTTAAATGACATGTTTAATTCCGCAAAAGGATTTGAAGACTTTCCAACTCCAAAAGGTAACCGTATTGCGGTTGTTACTAATGCCGGCGGTCCGGCAATTTTAACAGTTGATACTTTGGAAAAAAATAATCTCGCTCTTGCTGAGTTAACTTCTGAAACCAAAACTAAATTAAAAGAAATTGTGCATCCTGAAGGAAGTGTAAATAATCCTATTGATCTATTGCCCGGTGGAACAGCTGAGCAATTTAAAACTGTAAATGAAATTCTTGTGCAGGATGAAAATGTTGATGCGGTTATTTCTGTTTTTGTTGAACCTATTATGGTAAAAGCACTGCCTGTTATTGAAAGCATAAATGACATCAAATCTGAAAAACCGATTCTACAAGTTGTTATGCCTCTGCCTGAGTTTTGGCAAGAATACAGAACGGAATCTAAAACAAAGCGAGCATTATTTAAAAGACCTGAAGACCCAGCTGTTGTAATTAATAACATGTTAAAGTTTCATAACAAAAAATCAAGTGCAGGCAGATTAAAACCAGGGGAATTAATAAAAGATTTTTCTTTGAATAAAAATTTAGGAAAATTCTTAAATCCAACAGAGATTGAAGAATTATGTCAGTGTTATAAAATACCTTTAGTTGAAGATGAGATTTTGACAATTGAAGAGCTTAATAAAAAAGAGATTCATTTTCCAGTGGTAATTAAGGCGATTGGTGAAAAGATAATTCACAAAACTGAATTAAACGGAGTTGTGCTAAACATAAAGACTAAATCTGAGTTGATTAAAACTGCAGAAGAAATGATTTGGAATTTCAGTTCTAAAAATATTCAGCTCGACTCATTTCTCATACAACCATTTCTAAAAACAAAATTTGAATTATTAGTTGGTGCATTTCGTGACCCAAGTTTTGGGCCTATGTTAATGTTTGGCTCAGGCGGTAAATACGTTGAGCATCTTGATGACACTATTATGCGTTCGGCTTATTTAACGGATAATGATATTGATGAAATGATTAACTCAACTAAGATTGGTAAAATAATTAAAGGCGTTAGAGGAGAAGAACCTGCTGATATCAATACAATCAAATCAGTGATAAAAAATCTTGCACAAATGATGCTGAACCATAAAGAAATTACAGAAATTGATTTAAATCCATTAATCATTACCTCTGATAATAAAATCTTTGCTGTGGATGTAAGGATTAAACTATGA
- a CDS encoding FAD-binding oxidoreductase, with amino-acid sequence MIIKTNPDEFENYVIDASNFKGSCEAIYFPESAQDIISILKEANSKKTKVTVAGNGTGLTGARVPQNGIVIATDRLNKIIEINSDEFYALIEPAVLLSDFQKELKLQNLFYPPDPTETNCYIGGTVATNASGAKTFKYGPTRDYVIGLEIVLPDGEVLDLERGKQKAIGYALSLTTKSGENIYLQIPDYTFPAVKNASGYFVKKDMDAIDLFIGSEGTLCIITKIKLKLLPQLEDTISCVLFFDDETNALNFLEEARDTSYQNKKDNVNDKINALALEFFDERALKFLAKDFSAIPENAQAAIWFEQESTSDTFDTILEVWNILMQTHKVNEETAWFAFSEADKEKIKNFRHAISWKVNEYVARNNFRKLGTDVAVPDKSFREFYFTLQCWAKQSKIDFVAYGHFGNSHIHLNFLPKNDEEFNEGKKLYNQICEEAVRLGGTISAEHGIGKAKRDYLLMMYGEANIVKMAALKKSLDPNGILGIGNIFDEKYLTQ; translated from the coding sequence ATGATAATTAAAACCAATCCTGATGAATTCGAAAACTATGTAATTGATGCTTCCAATTTTAAAGGAAGTTGTGAAGCTATTTATTTTCCTGAATCTGCGCAAGATATCATTTCAATTCTTAAAGAAGCCAACTCAAAGAAAACTAAAGTTACTGTTGCTGGAAATGGAACAGGATTAACCGGTGCACGTGTTCCGCAAAACGGAATTGTTATCGCAACCGATAGACTCAATAAAATTATTGAAATTAATTCAGATGAATTTTATGCTTTGATTGAACCAGCAGTTTTACTTTCTGATTTTCAAAAAGAATTAAAGCTGCAAAATCTTTTTTATCCTCCTGATCCAACAGAAACAAATTGCTACATCGGCGGAACAGTTGCTACGAATGCTTCCGGTGCAAAAACTTTTAAATATGGACCAACTCGCGATTATGTAATTGGTTTAGAAATTGTTTTGCCCGATGGTGAAGTGCTTGATCTTGAACGAGGAAAGCAAAAAGCCATCGGTTATGCTCTATCTTTAACCACTAAATCAGGTGAAAATATTTATCTGCAAATTCCTGATTACACTTTTCCTGCAGTTAAAAATGCTTCCGGTTATTTTGTTAAAAAAGATATGGATGCAATTGATTTGTTTATCGGTTCTGAAGGCACACTTTGCATTATTACAAAGATTAAACTAAAACTTCTTCCTCAACTCGAAGACACAATTTCCTGCGTTCTGTTTTTTGACGATGAAACCAATGCTCTAAATTTTCTTGAAGAAGCAAGAGACACTTCATATCAAAACAAAAAAGACAATGTTAACGATAAAATTAACGCACTTGCACTTGAGTTTTTTGATGAACGAGCTTTAAAGTTTTTGGCAAAAGATTTTTCTGCTATTCCGGAAAATGCACAAGCAGCAATTTGGTTTGAGCAGGAATCAACTTCAGATACCTTTGACACCATTCTTGAAGTGTGGAATATCTTAATGCAAACTCATAAAGTAAACGAAGAAACTGCCTGGTTTGCTTTTAGTGAGGCTGATAAAGAAAAGATAAAAAATTTTCGCCACGCAATTTCCTGGAAGGTTAATGAGTACGTTGCAAGAAATAATTTTAGAAAACTCGGGACTGATGTTGCTGTTCCAGATAAATCATTCCGTGAGTTTTATTTTACTTTGCAATGCTGGGCAAAGCAAAGCAAAATAGATTTTGTTGCTTATGGTCATTTCGGAAATTCTCACATTCACTTAAACTTTTTACCAAAAAATGATGAAGAGTTTAACGAAGGCAAAAAACTTTACAATCAAATTTGCGAAGAAGCCGTAAGACTTGGAGGAACAATTTCCGCAGAACACGGAATTGGAAAAGCTAAACGCGATTATCTTTTAATGATGTATGGTGAGGCAAACATCGTTAAAATGGCTGCACTAAAAAAATCTTTAGACCCAAATGGTATTCTTGGTATTGGAAATATATTTGATGAGAAGTATTTAACACAATAG
- a CDS encoding cysteine--tRNA ligase, with protein MLKLYNTLTKKVEELIPIVPNEVKIYMCGPTVYDYFHIGNARSFVMADMVRKYLEYKGYKVKFVMNLTDVDDKIIKKANEEKRKPSEVTSDYINAFFEDITKLKIKKADVYPKATEHMDEIIGMIKSLVDKKFAYNKEGNVFYDVKHFNEYGKLSGKNIDDLESGARIEINEEKSNPLDFALWKKAKEGEPYWESPWGNGRPGWHIECSAMSCKHLGETFDIHAGGNDLIFPHHENEIAQSEAATGKPFVKYWLHFGFLNINEEKMSKSLGNFFTARDVLKRYSAEAIRMFFAQAYYRGPLNFTDDLLTGAEKGLEKITNLVDKVNDEIKKNGAGIKLDYDFAPYYKRFEEAMDEDLNTSQAVAVIFDFVKEVNRITISSESIDVNFYNDVKTFLTKTAENVLGIVDFNKTTAGDDKLVNDLIELLITLRTEAKQNKNYQLSDTIRDRLKELGIVLQDGKEGTSYKIGK; from the coding sequence ATGTTAAAACTTTATAACACACTTACTAAAAAAGTAGAAGAGCTTATTCCAATTGTTCCTAACGAAGTTAAGATTTATATGTGCGGACCAACCGTTTATGATTACTTCCATATCGGCAATGCCCGCTCCTTTGTTATGGCTGATATGGTGCGAAAATACCTTGAGTACAAAGGATATAAAGTAAAGTTTGTAATGAATCTTACCGATGTTGATGATAAGATCATTAAAAAAGCTAATGAAGAAAAACGTAAACCAAGCGAAGTTACCAGTGATTACATAAATGCTTTTTTTGAAGACATAACAAAACTTAAAATTAAAAAAGCAGACGTTTATCCTAAAGCCACTGAGCATATGGATGAAATAATTGGCATGATTAAAAGTCTTGTAGATAAAAAATTTGCTTATAACAAAGAAGGAAATGTTTTTTATGATGTAAAACATTTTAATGAATATGGAAAGTTGAGCGGAAAAAATATTGATGATCTTGAATCCGGTGCACGAATAGAAATTAATGAAGAAAAATCTAATCCCTTAGATTTTGCATTGTGGAAAAAAGCAAAAGAAGGTGAGCCATATTGGGAAAGTCCGTGGGGGAATGGTCGTCCGGGTTGGCATATTGAATGCTCTGCAATGAGCTGCAAACATCTTGGCGAAACTTTTGATATCCACGCCGGAGGAAATGATCTGATTTTTCCTCATCACGAAAATGAAATTGCACAAAGTGAAGCCGCAACGGGAAAACCTTTTGTAAAGTACTGGTTACATTTTGGTTTTCTGAATATAAATGAAGAAAAAATGTCTAAGTCTCTCGGTAATTTTTTTACTGCAAGAGATGTATTAAAAAGATATTCCGCTGAAGCCATAAGAATGTTTTTTGCGCAAGCTTATTACCGCGGACCATTAAACTTCACTGATGATCTTTTAACCGGAGCGGAAAAAGGTCTGGAGAAGATTACTAATCTTGTTGATAAAGTTAATGATGAAATAAAAAAGAATGGTGCAGGGATAAAACTCGATTATGATTTTGCTCCTTATTACAAAAGATTTGAAGAAGCGATGGATGAAGATTTAAATACATCGCAAGCAGTTGCTGTAATTTTTGATTTTGTAAAAGAAGTTAACCGAATAACTATATCATCTGAAAGTATTGATGTTAATTTTTATAATGATGTAAAAACATTTCTAACAAAAACGGCAGAGAATGTTCTTGGTATTGTAGATTTTAACAAAACAACTGCTGGCGATGATAAACTTGTAAATGATTTGATTGAACTACTTATTACTCTTAGAACTGAAGCAAAGCAGAATAAAAACTACCAGCTTTCAGATACAATTCGTGATAGATTAAAAGAGCTTGGTATTGTTTTGCAGGATGGTAAAGAAGGTACGAGTTATAAGATTGGGAAGTAA
- a CDS encoding RluA family pseudouridine synthase encodes MSRLITEKKFLIDVPEGKRKERIDTFLTHHLENTTRSKVQKAVDAGLVKVNGVVVKSNYNVKPFDKVEATQLISPKPEDVEAEEIPLDIIYEDEYFLIVNKAAGMVAHPAYANYTGTLVNALLHHTKSLSSVNEVGRPGIVHRIDKDTSGLLVVAKDDYTHAKLAAQFSKHSIEREYHAICWGKFKDKEGVITTKIVRSKSDRKKFTISDKDGKDATTFYKIIEEFEFTSYLKLNLKTGRTHQIRVHLSGMGKPIFGDPTYGGNKIHSGYELPKLKSRITNLLELMPRQALHAKTLGFIHPHTNKLVRFDSELPEDFKVLLEKLRT; translated from the coding sequence ATGAGCAGACTGATAACCGAAAAGAAATTTCTGATTGATGTTCCAGAGGGGAAAAGAAAAGAACGCATAGATACATTTCTTACTCATCACCTCGAAAACACTACACGATCTAAAGTACAAAAAGCAGTGGATGCCGGACTTGTTAAAGTAAACGGCGTTGTAGTCAAATCAAATTATAATGTTAAACCATTTGATAAAGTTGAAGCAACTCAGTTAATTTCTCCAAAACCTGAAGACGTAGAAGCTGAAGAAATTCCGCTTGATATAATTTACGAAGACGAGTACTTCCTTATCGTCAATAAAGCTGCTGGAATGGTTGCTCACCCTGCTTATGCAAATTATACCGGAACATTAGTTAACGCTCTTCTTCATCACACAAAATCTTTAAGCTCTGTAAATGAAGTTGGAAGACCGGGAATTGTACATCGAATTGATAAAGATACAAGCGGTTTGTTGGTCGTTGCAAAAGATGATTATACACATGCAAAGTTAGCTGCGCAATTTTCAAAGCATTCCATTGAACGTGAATATCATGCTATCTGCTGGGGAAAGTTTAAAGATAAAGAAGGTGTAATAACAACAAAAATTGTACGTAGTAAAAGCGATAGAAAAAAGTTTACGATAAGTGATAAAGATGGAAAAGATGCAACCACCTTTTATAAGATAATAGAGGAATTTGAATTCACGTCTTATTTAAAACTTAATTTAAAAACTGGACGCACTCATCAAATACGCGTGCATCTTTCAGGAATGGGTAAACCAATTTTTGGTGATCCAACTTACGGTGGAAATAAAATTCATTCAGGTTATGAATTGCCAAAATTAAAAAGCCGAATTACCAATCTTTTAGAATTAATGCCAAGGCAGGCATTACACGCAAAAACATTGGGGTTTATACATCCTCATACAAACAAACTTGTTCGATTTGATTCTGAATTACCTGAAGATTTTAAAGTACTTTTAGAAAAACTACGCACATAA